DNA from Roseimicrobium sp. ORNL1:
ACCAATCTCAAGCGAAGGGCCTGGCTGCTCATGTTCCACTTCCTGCCGCTCTCCTCACACCAAGTTTCGTACTTCTTGAAGAGTTCCTTCAGCAGCACCTTGGCCCGTTTGTCTTCGACCTTCTCGGTATACTCCCCCAAAAACTCCCCCAACACATCCGAGTCCTCCCGATACCCCTCCGTGGCGTTCTTCACGGGATCGGGCATGGGCAGCTTGCAGCCATTCGCATGCCACTCCGCCAGGCCGCGCAGGCACCAGTTTAAAATACCGGGCAGCTCCGTCAGCAGTTCCTTCGGCAGGTTTTCATTGCGTTGTTCTGCTGGGACGACGGTGGTGAAGGGGACGAGGCGGACGCGTCGCCACATGCCGCCGTCGGTGCCGGAGATGGTGGGGCGGTGATTGCCGAACATGACGAGCTTGCAGCTCGGGCGGAACAGGAAGAAGGGCTTGTAGAGGAAGCGGGCCTTGATGCTTTCTCCGCCGGTGATGTCCTTCACGAGGGATTCATTGAGCCGCATGCCGTCGGAGACTTCGGAGCCCACGAGGAGGCGGGCACCGGGCAGGCCTGCGAGTTCGCCGAGGGTATTGTTATCCATGGGCTTGTCCGCGAGCATGCCGCCGGCCTTCTGTCCGTAGCCGCCGCAGAGGTGGAAGAGCGTTTCCAGAAATGTGGTCTTGCCATTCGAACCGGAGCCGTAGAGGAACCAGAAGCACTGCGCGCCAGCGTCGCCCGTGAGCCAGTAGCCTGCGCTCACCTGCATGAAGTGCCGCACCTGCGGGTCCGGCAGTATCTGCTCCACAAAGGCCTCCCACTTCGGGCACGTGGCGGCGGCGTCATAGGCGACGCGGGCAGACTTGGTCATCATGAGGCCACGCTGCGGCGGGTGGAACTCGCACTTCTGCAGGTCCAGCACGCCATTCTCCACGCCGAGCAGGAAGGGGTCGGCATCCCACATGCCCATGGTGCGCAGGCTCACGCGGGGGTCGGAGCTGGCGGCAACCAGCATGGCCTTCATCTCTGCGAGATTTCCCAGGTCGCGACCGCGCTTCATGAGTTCCTTCCCCTCCATGGGGTAGCTGCACTCGGCGGCTTGCCGGAGGATGTCCTCCGAGAAATACTTCGCCCGCTCCTGCATGCCTGCGCCGGGGTCCAGTTCCCAAGAGGTGCCGTTCCACTCGACCCACTGCTTCCGGCACCAGCAGTAGCGCACGTCTGCATGATGGCGGCTGAGGAACTCCAGGGCATTGCGATTGTCGTTGTAGATGCCATCTACGGGAGTCACGGCGAGCACGGTCACGGCTCCGTCATCCTCCTCAGTCACCTGCACCGGCTCGGCGAGGGTCATTTGCTCTTCGCGTGTGCGGCGCTCGTTGTCTTTCCCTCGTCGATAGGCACGCGTGTTGCGCAGGTCGCGGGGATTATTGGGGTCGGGCGGAGGCGTCATCATGAGAAAATATCTTTGAGGTACTCGCGCAAGTCGTCCGGAGCGCGCTGTACGCAGCCCTGGAAGTGGATGTCATCATCTGGTGATGCGTTCTGATACACCCGGGACACCACGTCTCCGAGGTCCTTGCAGGCGACGGGCAGCGGCACGGGCTCCACTTGCACGTGTGCTCCTGCCTTCTCCAACTCGTTCAGCCACGCCCCTGCACTCTCCCACCCGGTGGTACCAGCATCCGGAACGATGTGCACCCTCCTCCCGGCCAACGCGTGCAAGAGGTACGGGTCCCGCGCAAATCTCGATGACGCACTCACCGCCGCGAGGCAGGTCCAGTCCAGCGCATCCCGCGCCATCATGAGCGCGGCGATGGCCTCCACCAGACCAATCACGCCCTCCACGAGCAGCACGGGGCACTTGCTGCCCACGGCCCACTTGCGCCCAATAAAGGCTCCCTCGGAGCCGGGGAGGTTCTTGGCCTTGCTCTGCTGCCTACCGCCCTGCACAGGGAGCAAGCCGCCATCGAACCGGCGTGCCTGGGCAAACTTCCCCTCACCCATGATGAAGCAGTCGTGCCCTTCGTAGTGCGCCTTGCCCAGCAGGCCTGCTCGTCTCACCACTTCCACAGCGGCAGCGGGTACCTTGCGCAGAATGGCGATGCGGTCGCGGTCGTCATCCGTGAGTGGGGAGAAGGCGGGCCACGTGGGTGTGCGCTCTCTGGCAGACCTTCGTGGCTCTACTCTCGGAGGTGTCTTTGGTTTGTAGGAAGGAGCTTGCTCATGAGAATTGGCACGCAGCAGGTATCCCTCTGGCCTGTCCGCCTTCGCTCCATCCGCAATCTTGTGCCGCATCTCCGTCGGGGACCATCGTGGGCGTGCGTGCGTCTCATTCCACTCAGCGAGCAGTTCCATGCCCTCCGCCTCGCTCAGGGAGAATCCCCGCATGAGCACCACGGCCACCTTGAACATGGCCGCGCTCCCTCCCTCCCCCTGCACCGAGTCCTCCATGCGCGAGATGTACGTGCGCGCCCTCTCCTTCACCTTCCATCGAAACTCCATAGAATAGGATAGCGTGATATAAATGGATATACCCATGCGGACATAGCTCCGCCCTGAAAGCGTCTTCGTCTTCAGCTTAACTCTTCACGTCCACCACCGGTCTGAGTGCAGGCACTTCAGACTCACGCAGTACGCGCTCCACCTCCTCAGGCGCATACAGGATGCGTCCTCCTCGTTTGAAGTAGCTGATGCGTCTGGCAACCCGCAGTCTGGCGAGCTGCTGCTCACTGAACCCAAGCCGCGCCCGTGCCTGTGCTGTGGTCAGCAGCTCCCTCGGTTCCGTCTTTTCCTCCGTCGTCGTTGTCATCGCTTGTAGGAAGTAGCCACCACCGTTTCTCGGTGACTATACACCTTAACTCCGAAGCTCCACCAGTCCACAAATTTTGCGCTTCTCCGACGAAAAAATCCCAGGGTCAGGGCCGCCCGCCGCCAACGTGGGAGGCACCATCCTGGAGAATACCGCGAAAATCTACTGGGACACCCTGCCCACCGAGGACCCAAACATCATCCTCACCGGTGGCGCTCCCGGCTCAGATGGCTCTGAGGATCGCGACTATGGCGCAGTCGAAGAGAACGAGATCTTCGACCAGAATACGGATGATGCGCAGGACACGGAGCGCGTGGTGATCAATGCCAACTCCATCTCGGGCGTGGTTTATGTGGACCTGGACTTGAGTGGAGATTTCTCGGCCGGGGACACCTTCATCCCGGGCGTGACACTCACGCTCACCGGCACGGACCTCAATGGCAACACCATCAACCGGACGACGACCACGGATATCAATGGCAGCTACACTTTCACGAATGTCTCTGCGGGCACCTACGCCGTCACGGAGACCCAACCCACTCTCTATGTGGATGCCCTGGAGACCGCAGGCACTCCCTTCGGAGGCGTGGTGTCCAATGCCGTAAACAGCAACGACATTACCAACATCGTCATCCCCGAGCAGCAAAGCCAAGCAGGGATCGACTACAACTTCGGTGAGGTGCAGAGCGCCAGCATCTCTGGCATCGTCTATGTCGATGTGGATGCTTCCCAGACATACAGTTCGGGAGACATTGGAATCGAGGGAGTGGTCGTCACCCTCACCGGGACGGATGCAGCCAGTCAACCTGTCTCGCTCACGACGGTGACAGGCATCGGAGGTGTCTACGTCTTTGTGGGACTCAGGCCGGGCACGTACACCATCACGGAAAACCAGCCTTCAGGCTATCTGGATGGCGTGGATACCGCAGGCACGCTCGGTGGAGACGTCGTTGTTCCGGACAGCGATACCATTGAGAACATCGACGTGACCGCCGGTGACAACGGCATCGATTACAACTTCGGCGAGTTGCGTCCCTCCAGTCTCTCCGGCTTTGTCTATCACGACGCCAACAACAACGGCACCTTCAATCCCGGGGAGGCTCCCATCGCCGGAGTGACGGTGGCACTTTCCGGCACGGACTATCTCGGCAATGTGGTCAGCGCCTCCGTCCTTACCGACGCCTCGGGAGCCTACCATTTCAATGCACTCCTGCCGGGAGAATATGTCATCACGGAAACCCAGCCCACCGCTTATCTGGATGGAAAGGATACCATCGGCACGCCTGGGGGCAGCCCGGGCAATGATGTCTTCACCAACATCAACCTCAGCGAGAACTTCAATGGGGTGAACAACAACTTCGGCGAACTGGTGCCTGCCACCCTGCGGGGGTTTGTATATGTGGACGCCGATAACGACGGCATCTTCGACGCGGGGGAAACACCGCTGGCGGGTGTGGAAGTGGTGCTCACCGGGACAGATGACCTCGGCGGCGTGAATTTGACCGCATTCACGGATGCCACCGGCGCCTACATCTTCAACGACCTGCGTCCCGGAAGCTACGTGCTGAACGAAACGCAGCCAGTCACGCCTGCTTTCCCAATCGACTACCTTGATGGCAAGGAGACCGTCGGCAGCACCGGCGGCACGGTGAACAACACCACGGACAGCAATACCATCGGAAATATCTTCCTGGTGAGCGGCAACCAGAGTGTGGGCAATAATTTCGGTGAACTTATCCCCTCCACCCTCGCGGGCACGGTGTATGAGGACCTGAACAACAATGGTGCCATCGATAGCGGTGAAAACGGTATCCCGGATGTGATTGTCCGTCTCACCGGCACCGATGACCGTGGGAACACAATCGACACGACAACCACCGTCACCACTGACGCCAACGGCAACTACCTCTTCACAGGACTACGCCCCGGTCAGTACGTCATCACGGAAACTCAGCCCGCCACCTATCTGGATGGCAAGGATACCATCGGCACGCCTGGCGGTACCACGGGCAACGATGTCTTCTCCAACGTCAACGTCACCAGCGGCACCGTGGGGGTGAACAACAACTTCGGCGAACTGCCACCCTCTTCCATCAGTGGGTTCGTCTATAACGACAGCAATAACGATGGAGTCTATGATACTCCGGGGGAAGCTCCCATCCCGAGTGTGTCTGTCAAACTCACGGGCACGGATGACCTGGGAAATGCGGTGGAGCTTTTCGCCACCACGGACGGCACAGGCGCTTACTCATTCACCAATCTCCGTCCCGGAGACTACGTGATTGAGGAAACGCAGCCTGCAGGCTTTCTCGATGGCATCGACACGCCCGGCACGAATGGCGCCTCGCTGGGGCTTCTCAATGACCGCATCGCGGTGAGCTTCTCCATCGCAAACAACAATTCCACCGACAACAACTTCGGAGAGCTGCGGCCATCCTCCATCAGCGGTCATGTGTTTATCGATGCCAACAATGATGGCGTCCACGACCTGCTGGAAGTGCCCGTGCCAGGTGTGGAAATCCGGCTCACCGGCATCGATGACCTCGGCAATGTGGTGAGCCTCGTCACGACGACAAACTTCCTCGGCCACTACGAGTTCACCAATCTCCGTCCTGGCGCGTATGTGCTCACCGAGGTGCAGCCTGAGCAACTGCTCGATGGCAAGGACTCACTGGGCACGCAAGGTGGCATCGCCCTCAATGACCGCTTCACCTTCACGCTCACGGAGAATGTGAACGGGACGGAAAATGACTTCGGCGAACTGCGGCCCGCCAGCATCTCCGGCTATGTGTACGACGACCGGAACAACAACGGTGTGCTGGAACCCGGCGAGCCTGGCATCCCGGGTGTGACCATTCTTATCACAGGCGTAGATGACCTCGGCAATGCCGTGTCCCGCACCACGGTGACCAATGCGCTGGGACAGTTCCTCTTCGACCGCTTGAGGCCCGGCACGTACAACCTCTTCGAAGTACAACCTGCTGGATACAACGATGGCATCGATACGGCGGGTACCAAAGGCGGCACCGTGGGCAATGACTTCATCGGCTCCATCGTGCTGGATCAGGGAGACAACGCCGAGCTCTACCTCTTCGGTGAGCATCGCATCATCATTCCACCGAAGCCCAAGCCTCCAGGGCCTTCGCCAGACGATGGCGACGGAGATGAGCCGATTCCATTTGCGTTCGACGCGTTCAACAACTTCTCCATCCGTCCCGATTCCTTCCGTGCTCCGGGACTCTTCCAGCTTCCTTCCGAGAGCCTACGCTTCCCGGTGCTGCCCCTCGCACCCATCTACACCGGTTCGGCGAATCCAGGAGCCACGCTGGTGGTCGAGCTCTACGGCGCGTACGGCTCGCGCGTGGGACATACCACGGTGCTGGCGGATGCCGGAGGCAACTGGATTGCGAACTTCCCCTCCTCCACGCTGCTGGATACTCCCACGAGTGTGCGCGTGACGCAGACGAACGTCCCCTATGCCTTCGGCTCGGGGTTGGGCAAGAACCTGCGCGTTTACTATGCGCCCGTGGGACTGAATCCCGGTCAGTTCGTCTCCCTCTCCTCGGACGTTGGTCAGACGTTCAGTGAAGGTGCACCCTTGCTCGGCGGCCTCGACTTGAGCAACCCGTTGCAACTCGGCGCAGCGAAGTATGGCAGCGAGATGCTGCCCGCCGGTGGTGTGGCATCCGGGTATTGAGGCAGGGCCTCCGTTCATCCATCTCATGTCCTCACCCCAACAGGTTCCAAACAAGCGCGGCCACGTCGTGCATGCGGGACCTCTAGTCTCACGCCAGGGGGATGCCTCATCGGCCGATGCGCAGCGCCTGCAGCAGCAGCTTGCCACCCTCGCGGAAAAGGCCGGCGCGCCCGGCAATCCGGTGCCCCTGCTGCCGTTGTTGGAGTTCCTCCGGTCGCTCCTGGCCGCACGTACGATGGCCTTTCTTCCCCCGCTGAAGAGCGCCTCCGGCAGAATGGAAATCACCGGAGCGGAAGCCCCCGGCCTCTGGAAGCTGGCCGAGGCACTGGACACTGCCAGCGCGCAGGTACTTCCCGCACCATCTCTGGGTACAAATGGATACACCCTATCCGTTCCTGTGCACCGGGAGGGTCGCCTGACCGGCTGGCTCGTGGCGCTCCTGGTGGCGCCGCATGCGCGTGACATCCCCGCCTTCGTGGTGCTCTTGCAGGCCTCCACCGGATACCTGCTCTACCAGGAGCAGCGCGCGGTGGAGAAGGAACTGTACCGCGTGCTGGAGTCTGCCTCCGGTCTGCTCGCGGTCTTCCGCCAGGCGGGTGCGGAGCTGGACTTTGCCAAGGCATGCCAGATGGGCCTTGATGCGCTCTGCACGCACCTCGGCTGCACACGCGCTTCCCTCGGACTGCGCAAGCACGGCAGCGTGCGCATGACGGCCATCTCCGGCACGCCCAAGCTCGATCGCAAGAGTCCCACGCACCAGCCCTGCG
Protein-coding regions in this window:
- a CDS encoding phage/plasmid primase, P4 family produces the protein MMTPPPDPNNPRDLRNTRAYRRGKDNERRTREEQMTLAEPVQVTEEDDGAVTVLAVTPVDGIYNDNRNALEFLSRHHADVRYCWCRKQWVEWNGTSWELDPGAGMQERAKYFSEDILRQAAECSYPMEGKELMKRGRDLGNLAEMKAMLVAASSDPRVSLRTMGMWDADPFLLGVENGVLDLQKCEFHPPQRGLMMTKSARVAYDAAATCPKWEAFVEQILPDPQVRHFMQVSAGYWLTGDAGAQCFWFLYGSGSNGKTTFLETLFHLCGGYGQKAGGMLADKPMDNNTLGELAGLPGARLLVGSEVSDGMRLNESLVKDITGGESIKARFLYKPFFLFRPSCKLVMFGNHRPTISGTDGGMWRRVRLVPFTTVVPAEQRNENLPKELLTELPGILNWCLRGLAEWHANGCKLPMPDPVKNATEGYREDSDVLGEFLGEYTEKVEDKRAKVLLKELFKKYETWCEESGRKWNMSSQALRLRLVERGFESKHTNQGCVVFRLQFRNKPEEECPFDSSEE
- a CDS encoding helix-turn-helix domain-containing protein; protein product: MTTTTEEKTEPRELLTTAQARARLGFSEQQLARLRVARRISYFKRGGRILYAPEEVERVLRESEVPALRPVVDVKS
- a CDS encoding SdrD B-like domain-containing protein is translated as MGGTILENTAKIYWDTLPTEDPNIILTGGAPGSDGSEDRDYGAVEENEIFDQNTDDAQDTERVVINANSISGVVYVDLDLSGDFSAGDTFIPGVTLTLTGTDLNGNTINRTTTTDINGSYTFTNVSAGTYAVTETQPTLYVDALETAGTPFGGVVSNAVNSNDITNIVIPEQQSQAGIDYNFGEVQSASISGIVYVDVDASQTYSSGDIGIEGVVVTLTGTDAASQPVSLTTVTGIGGVYVFVGLRPGTYTITENQPSGYLDGVDTAGTLGGDVVVPDSDTIENIDVTAGDNGIDYNFGELRPSSLSGFVYHDANNNGTFNPGEAPIAGVTVALSGTDYLGNVVSASVLTDASGAYHFNALLPGEYVITETQPTAYLDGKDTIGTPGGSPGNDVFTNINLSENFNGVNNNFGELVPATLRGFVYVDADNDGIFDAGETPLAGVEVVLTGTDDLGGVNLTAFTDATGAYIFNDLRPGSYVLNETQPVTPAFPIDYLDGKETVGSTGGTVNNTTDSNTIGNIFLVSGNQSVGNNFGELIPSTLAGTVYEDLNNNGAIDSGENGIPDVIVRLTGTDDRGNTIDTTTTVTTDANGNYLFTGLRPGQYVITETQPATYLDGKDTIGTPGGTTGNDVFSNVNVTSGTVGVNNNFGELPPSSISGFVYNDSNNDGVYDTPGEAPIPSVSVKLTGTDDLGNAVELFATTDGTGAYSFTNLRPGDYVIEETQPAGFLDGIDTPGTNGASLGLLNDRIAVSFSIANNNSTDNNFGELRPSSISGHVFIDANNDGVHDLLEVPVPGVEIRLTGIDDLGNVVSLVTTTNFLGHYEFTNLRPGAYVLTEVQPEQLLDGKDSLGTQGGIALNDRFTFTLTENVNGTENDFGELRPASISGYVYDDRNNNGVLEPGEPGIPGVTILITGVDDLGNAVSRTTVTNALGQFLFDRLRPGTYNLFEVQPAGYNDGIDTAGTKGGTVGNDFIGSIVLDQGDNAELYLFGEHRIIIPPKPKPPGPSPDDGDGDEPIPFAFDAFNNFSIRPDSFRAPGLFQLPSESLRFPVLPLAPIYTGSANPGATLVVELYGAYGSRVGHTTVLADAGGNWIANFPSSTLLDTPTSVRVTQTNVPYAFGSGLGKNLRVYYAPVGLNPGQFVSLSSDVGQTFSEGAPLLGGLDLSNPLQLGAAKYGSEMLPAGGVASGY